The DNA window AATTTAGTTTTGGCAACAGCCTGATGCTCTCTAAGATCTGTAAATACCTCCTTAACTAggagaaaatgatttaatcCAAAGAGTTGCTCATAGATCAGGAGTCTAGAACCTGCCTCTTATAACTTTGAGCAATAATGTTTTGAAACTCAgtcattttatgtttaaagtagTATGAAGACTCTTGTGTAAAATCTGCAAAGAACTTGAACAGGAGAATGAGTGATTACGATTTTTATGTGTTGTAGAAAAATTATAATTCAGAAGAAGAGCTTGATTGTCTATGGACCTATagtctggggaaaaaaacctctctGATTATGCAAACACAGAAACCAGTCATGATGTGTTCCAAAGCATGGCAACTCACTTTGAAGATGTGATAAACTATCAGACAGAGTTCACATCATACAGACCTCGGGGTCTTATGCCATAGAGAGTGGAATCAAAATATATTGTGAAGAAATATGATCACTCAGAGGAGGGGCTCAGATGCCTTGAGAATGGTGTGAATAGTTTCCAAAGTGCCAGCTTAAGAACAGAAACATGTGGGAAATCAGCTGTGACTCAGTGGTTTAGATAAACACAGCAGGTCCAGAGTCAGACTGGAGAACTGCAGCCGATAACAGGCTGCTTCATCTGGTTCTACCTCCAAACACCAGCAGGACACAGAGAAGATGGCTCCCTCTGTGCAGATTGTTCTGAACAGAAGCCAGATAATGCATACTGATAACGAAGTGCATCAATGGGGTATCTATGTAGAACCTCCACTAATTATGTGATGCCATAGTTGGCATGACAACTGTGGTATGAGTTGTCATACCAACTCATACCGTGGTATGAGTTGGTATGGCATGTACCATACCATATGACTTGTATGGCACAATTCATATGACAGCATTACTTGTGCCATACATCACTTCTTTGCATCGGTGATGTATCTGTTTAGGGCAGGAAGTGACTATGGAACAACCGCAGTTTAATCTCATTTGTCGTCTTTCTAAGGTCCAGTGTCCTGCCAGTTTTAGACGAGTCTCTGCTCCAACACAACTGATTCAAACAGCCCAACTTCCTCCGCAGCATGTCAACGTTCTGCACAGGTGCTGTTTGAGTCAGGTGTTTTGAACTAGGGAAAGAAAATACCCAAGATACTGGCTCTTGAGAACTGATGTTAGACACCACAGCAAAGATACTGAGGAGGATGACTAATAGATCAAATAAGAGAGAGAAGGAATTGAGAGGATAATGCTAGCAATTAGCTTTCTTCTCTACATATATGTTtaactaaaataatatttctcattttctttgacTTAGACCATGACAAAATGTATGTGGCAGTCAGATATTATTTAAGGGAGCAAGGGGGCCTGTCATGATTCCTTGTGCGATAGTTTTGGATTTCACACCATGCTCCTGGTTTTTACTTATAACTAATTaagcagaaaagaaacagagactTGAAGTAAAGGCAACAGTCAGGCTTTACTCACCCACTGCCTTTGAACACAGAGATGTAGTTCTCCTCTCCCTTCCATGGTGTAAAGTCAATGCAAGTCTTTAGTCTGTACTGATCAAATGCCTTCAGTATTACTCCCTTAGCATTGATGTCTATATGTCACAAAGAGCAGGAGGCATTTAAAGCAGTGTGTTTTAATGAGTTTATGGTGTAGTATGTCACTTTTCAGTACATCTTACCTAAACTGTCCTCCAGGTAGTAGGGAATGGTTGTTGGCCAGCGATACTCATCTCCTATGATGGAATTTCTGTCAAGTTTCTAGATTGAATGAGGAATGCTGTTATGTTGTAGAATTAATCCAGAGCAGTTGTAATCAAAAGTTGTCATGTGATTGCTGTCTGGATTTCACTATTACTGAGAAGTGTCCGAGAATATATAATAGTCCATACATTTTTGGTTTGGATCAACAGTGAAGAGATTGGAGTGAAAATACAGCTTTATGACACTCACTTCATCCTGCTCTATATCTCCCTCCAGCAGGTCCAGGTCAGCGGCTGGAAAGGATCATGGTTATTGATGAAAGGTTAAGCACAAACTCTGAGAACagaaaaatgaccaaaactaaacaaacctTTATTGATGTCAAAGATGTCCCAGTCTTGGCCCTGATCAACATCAGTTTCTGTGGATGTGGAATAAGTCAAGATATTAAGATGCTGCAACACTGTTTCCTAACTTGTCATGTACAGGATGGtggcattttgaaaaacaagttaCACAATACTAGACATGAGGAGATTGTGAGAATTTTGTGAACATCAATTCCTGTCGTTTCTGAAGTACATGTTTTACTTTGGATGAAGCTTGGCCATTTCTTTGTCCACAATTCCACTCAATTCTTCTCTCCCTTCAGACTCCCTTTGAGCTCGAATTTTCAAGATTAATGTCATCTGGGCCAAttagcaaacagaaggaggagttgtTAGCTGTTTTCTGCACTGCTTTAGAATTGTAGCCTGCCTATGGTTGTTGTTTGGCATTGGCTGttgaggaagtgaacgaagccattCAGTTCCTGTTGGCCAGTCTTCCAAATATTGAGAAATTAAAGTCGGAGCAGGAGGAATGTTTAAAGCCTGCAGCTTTCATTAACAACTGTCTAGTTTGGCTCAAAACTTCTCTGTTCGCAGTGagggatggttgtttacagcacacacaatttctggtaagcttcatagtgtAACTTCCTTCATGATCGAACTGGTGGCAATCACCCATGTTCCTGCTGCAGAATTTTTTGACATACCCAGTATATACATGGCAGGCTGGTTTCCTGTCTTGTTTCTTAGGAGGAAAGTTTCAATAAATTTGCTTCTTGGAAGAATATATAGATCTACATAAACAGATAGCTATATGCATACTTTCAAATCACAGAATGACTTTTGATGTCATTCCTAACTTTGCGTTTTGACCTGTAAGTAAACTGGACAGCAGAAGAAACTCAAAGCTAGTAAATGAAAGCTTGAAAGCAAAAAGCAGAACCTTGAGAATTGAGTCATCTTGtgctaaatgtgtttttctttgtccagCTTTTCAGTTATCACCTTTAGAAACTCTTCAGTTCACCCACCTGTTTCACTTGTCAGTTTTGCTGCTGTctgtaatataaaacatattgagTTGCATTGCTGCATATCTTCACTCCTTTGAGGCATCTTATCCAAGAGACACAGTACTTACCAGTCCAAACCCAAACAGCAGAATGATCCACCTGAACATCATGGCTCCAGATACAGACTCCTTCACACAGTAAATTCTCTGCTCTTTTTGAACAGAggattctgtttaaaaaaaacagaatcctCTGCGCACATAATGCACATGTGCTGATAATTGTGTTGATAATGCGCAAACTATCTAATCAATTTTATGAGTCAAGGGCAGAGATATTGTGGTTATTTGCCTAGTTAATTATTACCAACATCCCATTCACTCTTTAATGTTGTTGCCAGACTAATAAACTTAAGCACAGTTCAGGCGTATTTTTGCAGATGTAGTACAGTTTAACACACGTCAGTAAACAGTTCCTGGAAACACTGAAGTTAAACCTGGCATATGTGAGAAAAATAGTCATCCACCTCTTTTCATTGTGACTGTCTGTTTATTagttgttttactttatctttgCTCTAAAATAGGGCATACATGTAACATTgtaaagcaaaaagcaaaaatgttaatgttgaaTCTACAACATTCAATTGTCTATTTGCTCTAAGATATAATTCTCTGACAATCTATTTGATCACAAAACCGACTCTTGACATGTTTCGGTGAGACAGAGAACATACAGGTGAAAATAGACGTTTTAATGACTGAGAAAAgttccaataaaacacaaaagattaAAAGTAGTATGAACGTTAGTTGTGGATTCTCCACAAGTAAACAAAGGATTTTAGAGCAACAAATTGCACTGACTTCACATTTCTAAACCCAGATTAATTATTCCAAAACAAACTTATATCCCATcagaaagtttgtgtttgtttctttaaaattgtCCAGATACAGTAAACATTTATGTAGTTACTGATTCATCGCCACTCTTAAAAGCTGCACCAGTAgtttaaactgaaaagaaacattCTTTACAGTCCCTCTTAGTCAACATGAGTGCCatgtagtaaaataaaaataaaaataaaataaaaatgaaaacaaccagtcagaaaataaaataggtcCCTGCACAAAATTAATTTGCACATGTGCTGAGTGTTGCACTGTATACTTTATCTACATATAATTATTTGGTGTCAGGAGACAGTAAGCATCAAACCCAAACCTGTTTGTGCTActgatcaaaaacacaaatcaagtcttcatagggttagggttaaggtTATTTTTGCTGACGGCATTTGGCGacatgtaatgtttattgcttgtttcataatttatcACTTGATTATGTTTTCTTCATGTAAAGCCCTTTGAACTGCCCTGtggctgaaatgtgctgcacaaagAAATTTTCACATGACTTCTTTCTTGTGCATAGTTGTGCATAGTTGTTAGCATAACAAAGCACTTTGctacaataaattcaaatgacTCCACCTGTACATCTTTGAATAAAAGTGAAGATTACTTGTGGCTAATGTATTTTTGTCAGGTCAATTGCACTTTACGGAGGTTTGTACTACAAACATGCAACTTTCCTCTTGTTTGATTAGGAGTGTAGACATTTActtgattatttatttgtagcCCTCGCATCCACAAGGTGTAGCTTAGACAGTGACTCTGAATAAATGAGTAATGCATTTAAAtactcattttatttaactaCACCCACAATTTCCAATACTAAACAATTCATTCACATATACATAGTACTGGTATTGACCATACAATCTGCTGGGCTACATAAAGACAAAGGAAGACATCTTAATAATGTtagctaaaacatttaatatgcaTGTCTGTAAATAACAGGAAAGAAGGACAATATTTCAAGTGCTGTGTCTACAAAAGAGGCCATTACAAGATCTATTGAAATTCAGCTACAGTTAATGAGCTGCACTCACCATCTGCACCCACAGAATTTCAAAGAAAACTTAGAAAATCAAATATATACGACATAGAAGCAGCTTTGTCTATAAGGAATACCTACTGTATATTTGAGATAGACTTCATTCCAAAAGTGTGTCTGCGTCTTCTGTAGGTTGCATGCAGGTTGTAAGAAAATGAATGTCTTTAGTTCACGAAACACAGTCAGCTTTTACTTCTACCCTTATTTTATTATGggggcaaaaaaaacccctcaattTGTCTTTGACCTTCCATCTGTTAGGTTCTCTTCACCTTTTGATGTGGCTGAGTCTTTCGCACATGATGGAGAGATACTGGGTCAGCTTCACCATGGCAATGATGACGGTTCCTCCAATCAAAGAGCAGGTTGGCCAGAATAAAGAGTGGAAGACGGCAATTCGACCATAAATCTGGGTCATGATGGCGCTGTCTGTCTTCTCTGTTGGGTCGACATAACACTGAACTGTGAGCTGAGTCCTGAGTCTTTGAGAAATGTCCTGAACCATGGCATGTGTGGCAGCATAGTCTCTATGACACTTTGGAATgtagaaacactgaaaaaaagaaaaaaatggaatcaTTGTGATTTGTCTGGTAAAAAGCAGATTTATATTTCACACTTTTCTTTTAGGCTTGACTAATACTTAGATATTATGGTAATAGTTGCTGGTTAATGAATCAACACTTTATAGTTTTAACACTATATAATTGGCCATGTAGTTTAACTTattaaaaggaacaaaaagGAACTGTTTCACTTGAAATCTACAATcatattctttgttttgttaacATTCAAGATGAAATAATTGTTCCCACAACATGACACAAAGCAGTCTACCAAAGCGGTGCTGCCTGCTGtgtccagatgacagtgggtttgttgaagcaggtgtgtgttggtgtcTTCAGTTCCAACTCTACAgcgataagcaaactgcagAGAGTTCTGATATGTCCTTGTCTGCTTATTCAGGTGGGCCAACAGGAGTCTCTCCAGGACCTTCATGTTAtgtgttgtcatggcaacaggTCTGTAGTTGTTAATGGCTGACTGCTGAGTTTTCTTTGGTACCTGAACCAGGCAGGATGTCTTTCACAACAACAGAACCTTCTGTTTGGTCAGGCTGAGGATGAGGAGATGTTGCAGGATCCCACAGAGGCCTTCAGGACTCTGGGGCTCACATCATCCAGACCTGCAGCCTTGCTCCGGATCAGTCTCTCCAGCTTGTGGAAGTAGAAGAGTCAAAGACTGAGGTAGTAGATAAAACATTTGAGGTTTTACAGAAAAGCTGTGGGTCAGAGAAGGGCAGGATGCCTGTCTGGTTGGGGACAGGAGAGGAGGATGATGAGCTGGTTCCCGAGATGAACCTGTTGAAGAATGTGTTCTACTCATTTGATCTATCCAGGCTTCCATCTTTCCAATCCTGCTTTTGTTTGGAGTCTGTGTTCTTCATGTCTCTGATATTGTTCTGCTGGAGATTGATCTCCAGCTTCTTCCTCTACTTTTCTTCGCTGTCTTGACTTCAAGTTGTTTCTGTATACTCCTCAATGATCCCTGTTTCCTCCCTAAAGACTTTGTTCCCCTTTTTAACAGTCCCTTCAGATCACTGATGATGCATGGTTTGTTATTTGGGAACATCTCACTGTTCTGGTGGGTAGTGGGGAGTCAGTCAGTCACTCAGTCGTGCCAGTAACATCATCTCTGTCCTTCCTAGTGTATAGACACATAACAACACAGAAGGCCGTCTTTAACTTCCTGTGATCATTTTTCACAGTTATCTTTTTATGTCTTTGAACAAGGGATTTATATTCTGAGCAGAGAAAGACAAGATTGTGATCTGATTTGCCAAGTAGAGGTTCTCTGTGTGGAGGTGTACGAATCATTGACACATGCATACAACCACAGCATTTTACTTTCTCTGGTACAGCAGCTAACAAACACATTGGCGTGTTCTGTCTGTAGCTTAGCAACAAGTGACAGGATGACATCACATGCAGTGTCAGCAACAGCTGATGGTGGTTACTGAAATAACACTCTTGGTAAATGACACAGATAAAACTTACTAAGAGTTCAATATCCAGGCTGCAGAGACTACCCCTGACGGTAGCGTGTTCTGGGTGACACCACCTGTTGTTCAAACCAGACTTGTCCTTCGTAAATTACATGAAGCCACAGCTGCAGCATCTGTGGTTGCATACCTCGGGATTGCTGTCGTGTGTCTCCTCATTGTGCAGCAATCGGACCAGCCGTCCTGATGAGTTCAGGCTGACAAACACGTGGAGACAGGGGTAACGGGAACTCTTCCAGCACTCTACTCCACAGCTGTATGAACAGTTTACATCCCACAATATGGTGGAATTCACAATGGTGCAGCTGTCCTCATCTGTCCACACACTGGAGAGACAACAGCAGTCACTTTTTAATACCGCGTCTTGGAAAAAGTATTCAAATTTCCTGATCGTTTCCACATTATGTCATCCAACATAAAACTGCAAtgcatttcattgggattttatgacaaGACAAAGTAAGACATGATGAGTAAGCAAAAAGAAATTGAcagtctgagaaaaaaatgaaattcacTGTAACCAAACATCATCAAGACTATATTAACTGTGTAGTTAACACCCCAAATAACACTGAACACATCAACCTAACAGTAATGCGTGGTGACAACAGCATCCTTCTGCgaagatgcttttcttcaacaaGGACaagaaaaattaagcaaaacattttttttacatttctgcaaaaGACTTGATAAAGACTTGAAACCACAGCAGAGGTttagaatggtctagtcaaaccCCTAAAGATCTGCAGCTTTAATCACAGTGGAAGGTGGTTCTGCTAGACTCgtgtaaaataatacattttagattttttttaatgtttatctttattttgagaatcatttaccattttccttttatatcagaattcacaacaaaattcacacaaaatgcATTAAACTCGTGTCTGTCATGTGATGAAATGTATAGAAGAGGAAGTAGTTAGAGTACTTCTTTAAAGCTGCCGTGtacaagttttttaaaaacaatatttttttttatatggttATTCCAACGATCTCCATACTGTGGCAgtttggtatgagacagataaagtgtgaaaaaaatcaatctcctctgccttctcccagttctgactagaaacaaccaatcagagccagggggagggtcttGGTGCTCTAAATCACCTCTCcatgtggtgctgctcatccCCCCTCTAACATCCACCTTGCTCTTTGCTACACTGCAGCTAGCATCGCCTGCCGTGAacgctaaggctagttagcatggccaccaatgacaggaaataaacggttttcctgtaagttgtttctctgacattagcacatttagcagcgactACTTAggattgattgacagcattaagaccCTCATCCTGggtctgattggctgtttttggttGGGGGCAGTGAATTCATAAACACGGTAATAGTAGCACAGGGCCactttacagattatctgtctcataacatcCTGTCACAACAtgggtgacagctttaacacaTATGaaacaaacatatatatatacagtatatacagtatatttaaataaaaaattacatactaCACCTTTAAGGGACTGTAGATGTGATCACCTTTCCAGAAGTTGGTCCAGTATAAAACAGGACAGTACCTGTCAGAGTAAGAGCGCAGGATGGTGATGCCCAGGACGAAGTACATCATGACAGAGAAGAAGACCATGCTGAGACCCAGCAGTATGGCTCTGTCCTCGCCCGCCCTCAGAGCCGTCACCGTCTTCCTCCTGTCCAGCACCTCATGGTCCCGAATCCTCTGGTAAATAGAACTGGACAGGGTTAAAATGATGTGAGTTTCTTGTCAAATGTGTTTTCCGTCTACGTCAGCAGGAATGACTTCATCTAACAAACTCAAAACGAAGCTGGGTCAGAGTAAAAGTGGTACCTGCGTTCCTCCTTTCTCTCTGTGACTTTAGTTCCTACAAAGAGAAACATCGTTTCTGAGAAGTCTGGAAACAGGAGTCcaccgctgctgctggaggatgtGATCCACCTGCAACAAAGAACGCAGCAACGTTTCAAACAACCTGGATTCATTGGGGCTGAATCAGGAAAGATCAACTATAGCTTTTGTGAATTCtgattgattttcattttctcagaGGAGAACTTTTGTTTCAGCATGCTCTAACCTTGCAATTGCAAAATGACTTCAAGGATCACATTTCTCCTTTAACATATGAGCTGATGAACAGACTGCAGTGCACAACAAGTGTTCAGAATACactacatttaaatatgtcATCATACTAGGTGATCCATCATGGCTCCCACTTATATCCTAAATTTAACAAGTCTAATTCATCAATCAGTAAAAGCAGCTGATGCTCTAACTATGACAATCAGGGTTTATTTTCAGCCTTACATGCACTAAAGCTGATATGTTCAGAATCTTATTTCATTGCTATTAGCCAAGATTAAATATGATGTAATTAATATTCACCAAGGAAAGCTGTATTTTGAGTGTTAATTTAGTTCTCAGGTATCAGTGCTTCATGCTTACTGGGTATTTGGCAGCAGCattgcctttttttgttttttcaattattttataaatatgttttgatatTCTCCTCATGCTATCATTAAAATGTCTTACTCCATTGGCGAGAAATGCGGACTGCTTCTTTTTGTCTCCCGTTGCCATGGTGAATAGCGTTTATGTAGGTTTATTCAGAGTGTCTGCCTTCCACTCCTGGTTTGTTAACTCTGCTTTCTGAAGCGGGGCCCAGGTGTTCACTGAGGTTTGGATTTAGTTGTTTCCAGATCTCACTGAATACGTCTTATGTTAATTAGTACTGTGTGCTTCTCAGTGATGTTGTTTTCATATGTCTACATGTTATTGGTTACTGtggtttcttgttttatttctctatttCTGCAGGTGTAGGAGCAGACTTTTAGGGTGTTTTCTTGTATTCTCTATCCTTCATCTTTTTAAGTCTTACCTCcctctttcctctttaattttctACCCCACCCcttttcctttgtcttttttcctttcttctctgTCTCCActgcatttgaaataaacccaaagagTTGCtccaaacaaaaagaaaatctggtcCCAATCTGCAATTAACTTCTGTCAACTGAAAGtacaaagaaataacaaaaaaaacaaaaaaacaaaaaacacagaaatcttaATCCAATGCACACATCCATCTTTGGTTGCAGCTCAGGCATGGCTGGATGCCAATATGACTGTTATAGTGGCCTTTGCTGATAAATTCATTGCTGACAGGTGATGGATAGGATTCAACACATGGGAAGGATGCAACACATGCCATTCAGCAGGACAATGATTTGAACGTTTGGTTGTGGCAATCCACAAGCTATTCAGGGTGAAGAGGTGGAATATGATGAAAGGCAGAGCTGGAGCGCTGACACTGCTGAGCACCATTCCATTAGCTGATGTTCAGCAAAACGACACCAGGCAGCAAAACACTAAACATGTTTGGAGCTGGAACAACGCCACTGAAGAATTCCAATCCTGCATCTCCATTCTGAATAAACGGTTCACCTGAGCAGTGCTACCAGTCTGGATGTTTTCACTACTGAGAATTTAACTGCTTAAATTCTAACTCACCTCTTAGACAGTGATTTTAAGCTGGGTGGATAGaattgctacttttttttttcatctgaggTGTCAAGGAAATACTATCTTCCTGCCATAATCTGCAGAACAGATTGAATATAAAACAGTCTTGTATTTTTCAGGCCAGGTGAGAAGTGACGATGAAGCAGAACTCACCTGGTTTCTGGTGGCGCAGCCAGACAAAGATCAACTGTTAACTTGTAGGAGCATTTCTCTCCCAACATGGCACCAGTCACCTCAGCTTATCCATCCATAGACTTATCCTGACTTTCCTTTTGCTGCCTTTCGATACACTTACTGCCTGTGACTGCTAAGTAAAATTTGCCTGACACAAAACCCTTAAAATAGAGCACATCTACAGAAGAGAGGCAACAGTGTCTTGTacccttgaaaaaaaaaatagaacaaatgaaaaataatttctttttttctaacttaGAAGTCATAAATCTAAAACTCAACATTCTTCTTGGgtaaaaaaacccctgaaacaTCAAAGAGCTGATCACTTATGATCAACAGTCCA is part of the Xiphophorus hellerii strain 12219 chromosome 9, Xiphophorus_hellerii-4.1, whole genome shotgun sequence genome and encodes:
- the s100p gene encoding calcium-activated potassium channel subunit beta-2 isoform X2 yields the protein MFLFVGTKVTERKEERSSIYQRIRDHEVLDRRKTVTALRAGEDRAILLGLSMVFFSVMMYFVLGITILRSYSDSVWTDEDSCTIVNSTILWDVNCSYSCGVECWKSSRYPCLHVFVSLNSSGRLVRLLHNEETHDSNPECFYIPKCHRDYAATHAMVQDISQRLRTQLTVQCYVDPTEKTDSAIMTQIYGRIAVFHSLFWPTCSLIGGTVIIAMVKLTQYLSIMCERLSHIKR
- the s100p gene encoding calcium-activated potassium channel subunit beta-2 isoform X1, whose translation is MLGEKCSYKLTVDLCLAAPPETRWITSSSSSGGLLFPDFSETMFLFVGTKVTERKEERSSIYQRIRDHEVLDRRKTVTALRAGEDRAILLGLSMVFFSVMMYFVLGITILRSYSDSVWTDEDSCTIVNSTILWDVNCSYSCGVECWKSSRYPCLHVFVSLNSSGRLVRLLHNEETHDSNPECFYIPKCHRDYAATHAMVQDISQRLRTQLTVQCYVDPTEKTDSAIMTQIYGRIAVFHSLFWPTCSLIGGTVIIAMVKLTQYLSIMCERLSHIKR